The window ctGACTTACCGATACTGAGGATTTTGTACCACATGACTCCCTGCTGGCCTCTGGCAACCAGCGAGAAGCCGATAGTTGCACCAACAATGCAGTGTGTTCCAGAGATGGGTAGCTTAAGGAAGGAGGCAGCCAGCTGCCACACAGCAGAACCTAATGAGAATAGATAAATTAATCGCATCAGCCGAGATGTAGACCTCGTTTCAGCTTACCTTTTCAGACGATTTTTAATATCAGCAAAAAGGACACATAATACAGTTTTCCTACAGCAGAAACTGGCAAAATTAGACATTTGTTGTGTATAGCAATTTCATATCAATTTTGTTTTGGGCAATTGGATTCAGAAATTTCCCAAACAAAGCCCTATGTTGGTTTGAAATTACATTTGAGTTGTAAGAACCAAACAGTACCAGGCCCTACGTGCCACCAAGTTCTAACACAGGGTTCAATGACTGCAGGTTTAACTACATGCAAGATAAGCTGCAGATACTCACCAAACATGGCACTGGTGTATCCAGCCATCAACACGTGCTCAGAGCCATTGTACATGCTGTTGTCGATGATACCATTGCGGATGGTATCGCTCACTTTGGCCCCAAGGAGTACAGAGCCCAGAGTCTCAAACACCGTAGCCAGAATGCATGCCTGTCGCAAGGTGACCACTCCAGAGCCCACGGCTGTGCCAAATGAGTTAGCAACATCATTGGCACCTACGGAAAAGGCTAAGACGAAGGCGATGATGAAGCCAATAATCAGCAGCCACATGTACTCTGTCAGAGGAGTCTGGGTCGCTATTGCCATTGTGCTAGCCAGTATTATTGCAGTTGCAGTTGTTGAAACCATGATTGTAGACTATAGAAAAATTGCTTCACAATTTTAAAAGGGAATTAATGTCTGTCAAAGCTATTTATATAATGCTACTTATAAACAGCAACTAGGAAAGAGGTAaatggttaaataaataattaacttATTTAGGCCCACCTGTTTTAAACAGGATTTCTGAGATTTATCAGTGCAAACTTGTAATGCATTTACCTGGTACTGACCATAAAACAATTAAGAGGTATAGTGTGGGCCTATTGCTATCCTGTAATTATACTAGCTATGTTGCTGTTCCTTTGGTCCTGAGATATTAAACAGACTGCCATTGTGCAACTGTAACTGCAGATGAGCAGAGGTACATCCTGAAAagacaaaagacagaaaaggcCTGCTTTAATTTAAACAGTTTCTTCCCATTCCACCTTCATGTGGAAGGTCATGAAAAGCATCGCTAGAGAAAAGACATTGACAACACTAAGGAAATGCATGAAGATCAGGGAGTTTAAAACGGATAAATCAGAATCTTTAAAAACGAAAGATAACAACGTAAAAGGGTGAAAAGGCTAGTAGTAAACGCTTGGACCGGAAGGTGTGTCTAATAGCCGCCTTTCGTGAAACCAATAGGAAGCCATTTTCGTGAATGTCGCAGGAAGAAACCGAAGGTTATAATACACCAACGTCCTCCAATATCACCCAGACAGTTTAGCTGTATAACGATTTATTGTCGTTTTTGTTTAGCACTGCTGACCACAAATGTTACGAGATAAGGATCTCGTAACGACATTAGAATCGTTTTTACGTGCACACGTGTCGTCATCCATTCATAGAACACAGCCCTGAACACGAGCGCCATCTGTTCATACCACTTCACGCGATAAAACAAACAGCTCGACCGATAGACTAGACATTAAGTCTTTAAGTTATTTAATGTGTAGCTAGTTATATTAACTATAATAGCTACTGTGCGTATTAtacgcagtttgtttttgtaaaagggATGCAACCGGATGTGACTCCGTTTAAAGGAACACAAACCACCTCTGACTGACCGTGGGCAGTCGccggtgtgtgtgcgtgtcgtgctattttttaatgacctgccaAGTGTATGCTAGACAGATGGTCAATActgttaaaatacagtttccATTGCGTTCAACCGACAAtaacgtagctaacgttagacagGTCTCCGCCTTCGCTTATAACTTTACtaaatgtagctaacgttacccagCAAACGGATCACTCAAATCATAGCTAGATAAGTGGTGAACATAACGCTAGCTAGATATATCTAGTAGTGAATACATAGCACAATGGTTTATTtccggctaacgttagctttacaTTATCATCGAATGGTGATTTTTGTTAAGGCGTTCAGTAAATAAAACAGAGGTATTCTGATACGAAGAGTACATTATAAAACTTACCACACGTTGCAGTTGTCAGTCCTGTGAAAAATAGAGCGTGCTAGTCAGTAAGCTAATTAGCGCGCGCACAAACTGTATCTTTACGATAGCGCGCGCGGGATAATGAAAAACTTAAACTGATCTGGAAATCGATCCCCTTCAAAAAAGATGCCTTacgttaaaaaataaagtgaccACGTCAAAAGCTATTTACTATTATTTGATTCGATGTAATATAACTCCAAATCCAGAACCGTCTCAGTTTGAATGAGAGCCTCGCAGCCGCATGTGTAGAACTTGCTCGTGCCGGTTACACGGAACAGGGGGTTCTTTTTGTATTGGATACACCCTTCGTAAAGCCCCGCCCCACCACCCAGCTGTCagcaagactttttttttttttacccacgTCACGCGTTCAGTGGATGGATGTACAACTTCGTCGAACAATTCCACTCTTCGTTTTCAACTTTATTTAACAAGTCACATGTTCACTTATAGTGAGATATAAACGTTACTGAAAAATATGGTTTAAATACACTGCCACTACCAAAATAGCCGTTACACTATCGATTTCTGCAGCCTAGCtgtcacaaaaaacacaatcacCCCTAGTAACCCTTTTCCTAACTACAGGAAATGTCCCGTCAAAACAATCCAGGAAAACAGCGGTGGTGGTGATGTTGACTGCATTAGGCTACAGAAGACTTGTCATTCATTCAAGTGCATCCGACCGGACATGATAACAACATTCACCCTCTAACAAAAGTCGTTTCCTTTGatgttatatatataacatGTTATATTTCTGTATATTGTGTTCAAGAGAGGCGTGATATGTTAAAACGAAGAAGTGCTCAATAAGCATAGCAAAATATGTTTGGCCAAAACGTGTTTGCATGACAGCAACGAGGTAAACAGAATTTACAAAACACACTAGCCTACATACAGGCTATTTATTTAGCCTACATGGGATAATGCTGTAATAACAGAATATttagttattatttttattacgaCCTCACCATTGTCTCTTATTATTTGACGTCACTTATTTTGAGGATTATGGAAAATGTTCTCATTCCCAATCCATTGGGCAATGCTTAGGGTCGGCTACACTTGTAGGCCTACTTACGATTATTGTCCTGGCACATGAAGGCAGCATTTCACAAAGGAAGGAGTGGCGATTACATCTTTTTCATAATCGGGGAGTTACCGTTTTCATCATGAGTTACTCAGACTAATAATACGCCTCCTTGCCAGTAACCAAAAAAGTCACTCGAACGATTAGTGGAACTGTAAATGTCATAAAAGTACTCGGAATTCGAAGAGTTTactgatgtttgtttttctagCTTCCATAGTCCTGAACAAACATTTAACCTAAAACCTAATAGGCTACTCAAAACAATTGCTACTTAATTTTTAACGTTTAGCCCAACGGTCAAATGACGAACTCACAGAAAGGACAACTGATGCGattgttcagctttgttgtgcttgtttttaaCGTGTATTCCAGTGTATGTGAGTGCAACAAAAAGCCAGAGTCAAATTCACTGTAGGCCTATACGTTTACACTTTATTTTCAGAATcattaaaactgattctgataacCATTTCCCTTAAtgcataggcctatatatacaACTCCTTAGAGCAGAACTgtgaatttgtttgttttagagaTAACAAAAACGAAATAAATAAGGCTGTGTTTGCAAGAGgttattttaaaaacatcttGTCTCATGGTCTTGTGATAGGCTACTGAAGTCATTCAACCTTGAGCAAGACACATGattgaacataaaaaaatgtaacctaTTGTTACACCCACTTCTTCAATGTAATGACCCTGTAGTCAAAAAATAATGCTATATTGTGTTAATATATAGGTTAATGAATTACCTATGTCCTATTTTGTTTATAGGCTTTTGACAGTGCACACTGCACAATATAATTGAATGAATGGTTGAATGAAAGGGttggacaaagagagagaaaacccATAACACTGTTGCTTCCATTGAGTCCTGGGGAACCTAAAAGACTAGAGCCTTGTTGAGTGCAGTGCACACAGTAgcctacctcttctaaataatATATTAGCCAAATTCTCTCTGATgtactcattttttttaaaagttagaTTTGTgtaatttttaattttgaacAAATAGTTTAGCTTGTATCAGACATAGGCTGATATATGGCAACGCTTCTTGTTCTCTGCATGGTTAAACAGTGCCATCTGGCGTAGGCTACTCAATAACATTTTGACAACTAATATTTCTTTCTCTGCCTATATATTTTTCTATGACGATTCCGTTTTGAAaattgctctttattttttataggcTAATGACGATTccattgtcaatttttttttataattatagtTTTCTAACTCCACGTTTACAATTCCCTCTAAATATAAAGAAATAGCCTACatcttaaaacaaacaaaatgtatccTTCAAATGAATTTATCACAACAAGGTTTAAATGTGATGTTAATAACTGTCCCCTTTGTCCTACAAATGTAGAAACAACAACAGCACCTGTTTTATACTTGTGATACGATCAAAAACTTATTGAAGCTTGGCATTACTGGCATTACTGGCCAAGCTCCAAATCCATAAATATGGATTTCCTCTATTCCAAAACTATCCAGAAGTAGGTTAAtcaataggaaaaaaaaaatttgaattcCTGGTTAATGCTATCATCATAACAAATAACTCCCCCAATATGAAATGCACTACATGAGCTTTCTTTCAAAAAACTTTCTATGCTCAAGAAATGTACGCTATAAAAAGGTAAATAGTGCCCAGGTAGggaaactattattattattattattattattattattattattattattactactactatggCCTACACTAAATTTTTTCTAGCCCCCTTGcgcagctttttattttttttattgtattatctTTAATACCCTGTAGGCATACAGTTACTATTTTGACATTATGTTCATCACTTCACTTCATGTTCACTATCATCATTTCCTAATGTATAAAATATGGTTAAACTGAAAATATTCTGTTTAGGAAGTGTGCTTTTATTTTAGAAACAAACTCATACTTAAATTGTTCCACACCGAGTTTGTAGCTGGCCTAGGCCTATTCTTAACTGTGTGCTAAATaaagaggttaaaaaaaacttgtgacTTAAGAAGTTATAAAAGAGGTTACAAAAATGATAACCTCTTTGCTATGAATTTGAACCATGGTTTTTCAACAGCACCGCTGGAGGGCGACACCGACTTTCTCTCCCCATTATGTGTATTCTGTAGAGACTGATCTTGGACGGTTTGAAAAATACCTTCTCCTCCCAAACTAGTACAGCTAACCTGAGCAGTTGGAGTGCAAAATCTGATCCCAGATAATCGAAGAAACTGGAAAGTGGGTAGCATTGGTACAAATGTAAAGCTGGACAAGCGCACATGCTGGTGTCCGTGTACATTTAAGACAGGCTCCCACTGGGACCAATCAGAATTGCCCTAAAACAACAAACGCCGAATGAACGCCCGCCTTACAGTTTTTAAGGCTGGATTTCCGAGTGGGTGTGTACGCAGACTGTAGGAAGAGGAGGTCAAATGCACTGCTAGAGTTTGAAAAACGTGTGGCCGTCCAGGAAAGAGACAACGTTCACGGTAGACAGTTGCGCTGGAGTTACAGTAACGTTAGACGATATCATTTACAGTGTCGTCATTAGAGTTTCGATTCAGAAATCAGTGCGGCGGTGTTGGGTGTGGTTGTGTGTCGTAGGCTACTAGTAAGCAATTGAcagataacgttagctaatgctaACTGTAACGTTACATGACGCGTGCTCGTAGACAGCTCGCTAACTAACGTTACAACCGGAGTAAAATTATCATCTGTATAAAGGTAATGCATGTTGCATCTCCACAGACCATCAGCTTTAGCCGCGGGGTTCGTTAGCTAAGGTTAGCTACTGCACTTTgttgacatttattttgtctttgagAACTTGCGTCACGGTCACAGCTGTTATGTTTCACTCTGTGCCCCGTCGTCCGATCTGCGAGATCGGTGTAAATACAATGAGGCTTCAAAGCAGCGGGTCATTCAAGCGGACTGTCGAGGAGGGCAAAGGAAAGCTTGAGAGGGTCCCGTTACTGGGCAGGAGCATGGGCCTGCTGTTGTCCTGGCTTCAGAGGGCAGGTGTCGGTGCCAGTGAGGCCGCAGGATCTGGCCGAAAGAGGAAGGGCTTGCTCTCCATATTTGCGGACCACTGCAGCTTTGTGACCGGACAGAGGCTCCGTCGTGCTTGCCAGATCGGCGAGCTTTACTCCAACCTGTACTCCGAGCGGACCAGGTGGACCCTGGTCGGTAACATATGGCGTAGATTTCAGAGCAAGCACGCACCCAATGGGAAACTTGTAGCGGCCCTGGCTGGTATCTTCATGTGGGAGAATGAGAAGATTCACGATGAGGAAATTCACAGGTTTGATATTTCTTTAAACGCACATATGGATGCATTTGTGCTCGGATAAATTGCATCAGGAAAATCTTAATAAATTAGTGGAGCCATGACAAATAGATGTTTTTGTATAGAGTTAATCAATGGTATGATGAAGTATGAAATATGATGTGAATTATATGCTATGGTCTTCACATTCACCGGATTTCAACCCAGTTGAACACCTAGCTACAGGAGATCTTGGACTAGCATTTAATGCAGCATTTAATATTAATGCGAGTATAATTTGTAATGTCAACTGTGCAGTATGCTAAACCACCTGTCCTGTTTGCATCCATTTAAAGGTGTGGACTTGAACTACAGGCACTGGGTGCTGTAAAATGTCTAAACACAGCTTCAGGGACAGTGACTGGGCACCTTGAACATGGCTGGGAAGTTGTAATGGAGAAAGAAGGCTTCAGAGTGTGGAAGCGACCTATACCCAACAGTCACCTCTATGAATACAGAGGTCAGCCAACTCACAATTTACATGTGTAACCAGGTCTCTGAGTTACGTTTGTGCTTTGAGTTTTTCCTGGGACTTTGGGTGTAGTGACATTGGTATGAtttgtctgaaatgaaatttttattttaaataaatgtaatttgaagcactttgaattgccttgttgctgaaatgtgctatacaaataaagctacCTTGCCTTGCAGTGTTGGGCTCCTACACCGATGTCACTCCAAGGCAGTTCTTCAATGTACAGGTACAAACTTTTCAAATGTCCTTATGTGTTACTAGGAATATGGTGGTCTCAGTTAATGAACAAATTAAGTGAAAATGATAACTTATTCTACTGATGTACTGCCTTACCATAAAACCtaaaaaggggggagagagcggCACTTATCATTCCTGATCAGGGTTTTGGGTGTGCAGCAAGCGCCTCACCCCTGGTGTCTTACTGTTAAACCCTTGGAAATTTTTGTATTACTGAAATTAAATTATGCAAGCGGATCCAACTGTTGGTTTGACAGTGGGATTTTCacgtatttatttttttcattgattGTGTTTATGGTATATTTATGGCAGCTTGTTTGGCATTTCCATCACCCAGCTGCTTTTGCACAACCAACGTTTGCGCTGCTTGTATGCAGTGCAAACACTCAACTGTGTTGCAACTGTAACACTCGCTCTTTGTGCTATATTAAGCACCTCATCCGTGACTTATGCTTTCCCCTTTCCCCTAGTTGGATACAGAGTACAGAAAGAAGTGGGATGCGCTGGTAATCAAGCTTGAGGTGGTGGACAGAGATGTCGGTACAGGCTCTGAAGTTGTGCATTGGGCTACACACTTTCCTGTGAGTTTGTTGTTTTGCTATTATGCCAAAGGGAGGAGGCCACTTGTCCTACATATTGGATGTATACAAGGAACTTCTACCTTGTGTTGTACAAGCAAAGTGTGATTGACCTTGGCTTATGTGGTTAAGAGCAACTACTAGCCAAGTTTCACTATATCTTTTATCAGCTGTTATTTAACCTTGTTTaattccccccctcccccacagtATCCCTTGTACTCAAGGGACTATGTATATGTGCGCCGCTATGATGTTGACGTAGAAAACAACCTGATGGTCCTGGTATCCAGGTGAGACTTCAAAAATAATGTCTCTGGAGTAAAATGTGGTTTAGTTTTTGATACATTAGTAAATGAGTAACTTGTATATTTGTAATTCTGCTGTATAGAGCTGTGGAGCATCCCAGAGTCCCGGAGACTAATCAATTTGTGAGAGTCCATTCATACCAGTCAAAAATGGTCATCCGCCCTCACAAGTCCTTTGATGAGGTTTGTGTTGCTAGACAAATTACTTCACTTGCATTTAGGTTCCTGTGTTTTGTAGCCACTGAGTTTGACTTGTGCGTTTTTATTTACAGAATGGCTTCGATTACCTGCTGACCTATAGCGACGACCCTCAGACTGTCTTTCCCCGTTACTGTGTGAACTGGATGGTGTCGAGTGGTGAGCTCTTTTCACTTATTGGAACGTATTAAGTCTGCATGTAATGATTAGTTTTACAATAATTTTCTAATTTATTTGTCCATATTCcatttacaatgacattgaGCAGCAAATCTGCACACTTGAGATCCTCACACTTGGAACCTGCAAATGTTTAGCATTTTCGTTTGCTGTTGCATTCAGATTTCTGtgcatttttttatgctttgtaaatattttcttcccccccttttttttttgttttgttttccaactGAGTTTGGGTATTCTACCCTGATAAGGATGCTCTCCCTTTGCACCTGGCAGGTATGCCTGATTTTCTGGAGAAGCTGCATGCTGCTGCCTTGAGGGCCAAGAACTTGGAAGTGGGGATCTTTGACTACACAGCTATCATTAAATCCAGCAACACCAAC is drawn from Sander vitreus isolate 19-12246 chromosome 16, sanVit1, whole genome shotgun sequence and contains these coding sequences:
- the stard7 gene encoding stAR-related lipid transfer protein 7, mitochondrial isoform X2, whose amino-acid sequence is MFHSVPRRPICEIGVNTMRLQSSGSFKRTVEEGKGKLERVPLLGRSMGLLLSWLQRAGVGASEAAGSGRKRKGLLSIFADHCSFVTGQRLRRACQIGELYSNLYSERTRWTLVGNIWRRFQSKHAPNGKLVAALAGIFMWENEKIHDEEIHRCGLELQALGAVKCLNTASGTVTGHLEHGWEVVMEKEGFRVWKRPIPNSHLYEYRVLGSYTDVTPRQFFNVQLDTEYRKKWDALVIKLEVVDRDVGTGSEVVHWATHFPYPLYSRDYVYVRRYDVDVENNLMVLVSRAVEHPRVPETNQFVRVHSYQSKMVIRPHKSFDENGFDYLLTYSDDPQTVFPRYCVNWMVSSGMPDFLEKLHAAALRAKNLEVGIFDYTAIIKSSNTNRQPSQERLSEEKPHTGGPGQIYA
- the stard7 gene encoding stAR-related lipid transfer protein 7, mitochondrial isoform X1 → MFHSVPRRPICEIGVNTMRLQSSGSFKRTVEEGKGKLERVPLLGRSMGLLLSWLQRAGVGASEAAGSGRKRKGLLSIFADHCSFVTGQRLRRACQIGELYSNLYSERTRWTLVGNIWRRFQSKHAPNGKLVAALAGIFMWENEKIHDEEIHRCGLELQALGAVKCLNTASGTVTGHLEHGWEVVMEKEGFRVWKRPIPNSHLYEYRVLGSYTDVTPRQFFNVQLDTEYRKKWDALVIKLEVVDRDVGTGSEVVHWATHFPYPLYSRDYVYVRRYDVDVENNLMVLVSRAVEHPRVPETNQFVRVHSYQSKMVIRPHKSFDENGFDYLLTYSDDPQTVFPRYCVNWMVSSVWVFYPDKDALPLHLAGMPDFLEKLHAAALRAKNLEVGIFDYTAIIKSSNTNRQPSQERLSEEKPHTGGPGQIYA